From one Gallionella capsiferriformans ES-2 genomic stretch:
- the lpdA gene encoding dihydrolipoyl dehydrogenase, whose protein sequence is MSQTIEVKVPDIGDFKDIAIIEVSVKTGDTVTAEQSLITLETDKAAMEVPSPAAGVVKELKVKVGDKVSKGSMVLVLEVPDSGIKIQYDADPKPDAGARSQDAATSEPRIPNPQSSDIHAEVVVLGAGPGGYTAAFRAADLGKQVVMIEKHSSLGGVCLNVGCIPSKALLHVAKVISEAEEVSHHGVTFGKPAIDIDAIRSWKESVVNKLTGGLKQLAKQRKVQVVQGVAKFVSANSISVATPEGEKLITFDHAIIAAGSSVARIPGFPYDDPRIIDSTGALALQDVPKRLLILGGGIIGLEMATVYDALGSKISVVELMDQLIPGADKDMVKPLHTRIAKRYEAIYLKTKVTKIESLPEGLRVTFEGEQAPEPQLYDRVLMAVGRRPNGREINAEAAGLTVNDRGFIPVDKQQRTNVPHIFAIGDIVGDPMLAHKAVHEGKVAAENIAGHKAYFEPLTIPSVAYTDPEIAWMGLTETQAKAQGIAYEKGAFPWAASGRALSVGREEGMTKVLLDPVSRRILGAGIVGVNAGELIAEAVLALEMGADMEDIGLTIHPHPTLSETLCFAAEMAEGTITDLLPPRKRG, encoded by the coding sequence ATGAGCCAAACCATTGAAGTAAAAGTACCGGACATCGGCGATTTCAAGGATATCGCCATCATCGAAGTATCCGTTAAGACCGGGGATACCGTGACGGCGGAACAGTCGCTGATCACGCTGGAAACCGACAAGGCCGCCATGGAAGTGCCGAGCCCTGCCGCTGGCGTCGTCAAGGAACTGAAAGTCAAAGTGGGCGATAAGGTATCAAAAGGCTCGATGGTGCTGGTGCTCGAAGTTCCCGATTCCGGCATCAAAATTCAATACGACGCAGATCCGAAACCGGATGCGGGAGCCCGGAGTCAGGATGCAGCGACTTCTGAACCCCGAATCCCGAATCCTCAATCTTCTGATATTCACGCCGAAGTCGTTGTCCTAGGTGCCGGCCCCGGCGGCTACACTGCTGCGTTCCGCGCCGCCGATTTGGGCAAGCAGGTTGTGATGATTGAGAAGCACAGCAGTCTGGGCGGTGTGTGTCTCAACGTCGGCTGCATCCCGTCCAAGGCGCTGCTGCATGTCGCAAAAGTCATCTCTGAGGCCGAAGAAGTCAGCCATCACGGCGTCACTTTCGGCAAACCCGCCATCGACATCGACGCGATCCGCAGCTGGAAAGAGAGCGTCGTCAACAAGCTGACCGGCGGCTTAAAGCAACTGGCTAAGCAACGTAAGGTTCAGGTCGTACAAGGCGTGGCGAAATTCGTGTCCGCCAATTCGATTTCAGTTGCAACACCAGAGGGCGAAAAGCTCATCACCTTCGATCACGCGATCATCGCCGCAGGGTCTAGTGTCGCGCGCATTCCGGGCTTTCCTTACGACGATCCGCGCATCATCGATTCGACCGGCGCACTGGCGCTGCAGGATGTACCGAAACGCCTGCTGATTTTGGGCGGCGGCATTATCGGCCTTGAAATGGCGACCGTGTATGACGCACTGGGCTCTAAAATTTCTGTCGTCGAACTGATGGATCAGCTGATCCCAGGCGCCGATAAGGATATGGTAAAACCGCTGCACACCCGCATCGCCAAACGCTACGAGGCGATTTATCTCAAGACTAAAGTCACCAAAATAGAATCCCTGCCCGAAGGCCTGCGCGTCACATTTGAAGGCGAGCAAGCGCCCGAACCACAACTGTACGACCGCGTACTGATGGCGGTCGGTCGCCGCCCCAATGGCCGTGAAATCAATGCGGAAGCTGCAGGACTCACGGTCAACGATCGCGGCTTTATCCCGGTTGATAAACAGCAGCGCACCAATGTACCGCACATCTTTGCGATCGGCGATATCGTCGGCGACCCGATGCTGGCGCACAAGGCGGTACACGAAGGCAAAGTGGCGGCTGAGAATATCGCCGGACACAAGGCATATTTTGAACCGCTGACCATTCCATCGGTCGCCTACACCGACCCTGAAATTGCTTGGATGGGTCTAACCGAAACACAGGCAAAAGCACAGGGGATCGCCTACGAAAAGGGCGCATTCCCGTGGGCCGCTTCCGGTCGCGCACTGTCAGTCGGACGTGAAGAAGGCATGACCAAGGTGCTGCTCGATCCTGTGAGTCGCCGTATTCTGGGCGCTGGCATTGTCGGCGTGAACGCGGGCGAACTGATTGCGGAGGCCGTACTCGCGCTGGAAATGGGCGCAGATATGGAAGACATCGGTCTGACCATCCACCCGCACCCGACCTTGTCTGAGACACTCTGTTTTGCCGCAGAAATGGCCGAGGGCACCATCACCGATCTGCTGCCACCGCGCAAAAGGGGCTAA
- a CDS encoding glutamate-5-semialdehyde dehydrogenase, whose product MENIQAYMQQVGIAARTASRTLAQADTSAKNRALGEIATTLLEQSALILTANSRDVATARAAGLDEASIDRLTLTEKTIRAMSEGLLQIAQLPDLIGAITDLNFRPSGIQVGKMRVPLGVIGIIYESRPNVTADAAGLCIKSGNAAILRGGSEAIHSNQAIAACVHAGLKAAGLPESAVQVVATTDRAAVGELITMKEYVDVIVPRGGKSLIARISADAKVPVIKHLDGICHVYIDDEADLDKAIRIADNAKTHRYGVCNAMETLLVAEGVAAQVLPPLCKLYLEKGVELRGDAACCALVPHMTLAVEEDWHTEYLAPILSVKIVTGMDEAINHIATYSSQHTDTIVTENYSRAMRFLREVDSSSVMVNASTRFADGFEYGLGAEIGISTDKIHARGPVGLEGLTSQKYIVLGSGQIRV is encoded by the coding sequence ATGGAAAATATTCAAGCATACATGCAGCAAGTGGGCATTGCAGCCCGAACCGCATCCCGCACCCTAGCGCAGGCCGACACGTCGGCCAAAAACCGTGCGCTGGGGGAAATTGCCACGACCTTGCTGGAACAATCCGCACTCATTCTGACCGCCAATTCACGCGATGTCGCTACCGCGCGTGCAGCGGGTCTGGATGAAGCCTCTATCGATCGCCTGACGCTGACGGAAAAAACGATCCGTGCTATGAGCGAGGGCTTGCTGCAAATCGCGCAACTACCCGATCTGATCGGCGCGATTACCGATCTTAATTTCCGCCCCTCGGGCATTCAGGTCGGCAAAATGCGCGTTCCGCTGGGCGTCATCGGCATCATTTACGAGTCACGCCCGAATGTCACGGCAGATGCGGCAGGCCTTTGCATCAAATCCGGCAACGCGGCGATTTTACGGGGCGGCTCGGAAGCCATTCATTCGAATCAGGCCATCGCAGCCTGCGTCCATGCGGGACTCAAAGCCGCAGGCCTGCCCGAGAGCGCAGTCCAGGTCGTTGCGACCACCGATCGCGCTGCTGTCGGCGAACTCATCACGATGAAGGAATACGTCGATGTGATCGTACCGCGCGGCGGCAAGAGCCTGATCGCGCGCATTTCAGCCGATGCGAAAGTGCCGGTCATCAAACATCTGGATGGCATCTGTCACGTGTATATCGACGATGAAGCTGATTTAGACAAGGCGATCCGTATTGCCGACAACGCCAAGACGCACCGCTACGGCGTATGCAATGCGATGGAAACCCTGCTGGTCGCCGAGGGAGTGGCCGCTCAAGTGTTGCCGCCGCTATGCAAGCTCTATCTCGAGAAAGGCGTAGAATTGCGCGGCGATGCTGCATGCTGCGCGCTGGTGCCGCACATGACGTTAGCGGTCGAAGAGGACTGGCACACCGAGTATCTCGCGCCTATCCTGAGTGTGAAGATCGTGACCGGCATGGATGAAGCAATCAATCACATCGCAACTTACAGCTCGCAGCACACCGACACCATCGTCACGGAAAATTACTCGCGCGCGATGCGATTTTTGCGCGAGGTCGATTCAAGTTCAGTCATGGTAAATGCGTCCACGCGTTTTGCCGACGGATTTGAGTATGGGCTGGGTGCTGAAATCGGCATCTCAACTGACAAGATACACGCACGCGGCCCGGTCGGCTTAGAAGGACTGACGTCGCAAAAATACATCGTATTAGGTAGCGGACAGATCCGCGTTTAA
- the trpC gene encoding indole-3-glycerol phosphate synthase TrpC, whose amino-acid sequence MSDILNKILAVKAQEVAAARAIKPLELLRSEAEHVAPARDFVAAVRAKIAAGKSAVIAEIKKASPSKGVLRADFNPAAIAVSYEAHGAACLSVLTDAQFFQGCPEYLKLARAACHLPVLRKDFIVDEYQIYQARAMGADAILLIAAALDLATMQAFEALAHRLGMAVLVEVHNSIELDAALQLTTPLIGVNNRNLRTFEVSLQNTLDLLPRIGSDRIVVTESGILNSTDVALMRANKVDCYLVGEAFMRADNPGEELEKVFL is encoded by the coding sequence ATGTCTGACATATTGAATAAAATTCTGGCTGTGAAAGCTCAGGAAGTCGCCGCGGCACGCGCCATCAAGCCATTAGAGCTGCTGCGTAGCGAGGCGGAACACGTCGCACCTGCGCGAGATTTCGTGGCGGCTGTACGCGCAAAAATTGCAGCGGGAAAGTCGGCCGTGATCGCCGAGATCAAGAAGGCCAGTCCCAGCAAAGGTGTTTTAAGGGCGGATTTTAATCCCGCTGCGATTGCGGTCAGCTATGAGGCACACGGGGCCGCTTGCCTGTCGGTGTTGACTGATGCGCAGTTTTTTCAGGGATGTCCCGAGTATCTAAAGCTGGCGCGTGCCGCCTGTCATCTGCCTGTATTGCGCAAGGATTTTATCGTCGATGAATACCAGATTTATCAGGCGCGCGCGATGGGAGCGGATGCGATATTGCTGATTGCCGCCGCGCTCGATCTTGCAACGATGCAGGCATTCGAGGCGCTGGCGCATCGTCTCGGTATGGCGGTGTTGGTCGAAGTGCACAATTCGATTGAGCTCGACGCAGCACTCCAATTGACGACGCCTTTGATCGGGGTGAATAACCGCAATCTGCGCACCTTTGAGGTGAGTCTGCAAAATACGCTGGATCTTTTGCCCCGTATCGGCAGTGATCGCATTGTGGTCACCGAAAGCGGGATTTTAAATTCCACCGATGTCGCGCTGATGCGCGCGAATAAAGTGGACTGTTATCTGGTCGGCGAGGCGTTTATGCGCGCCGACAATCCGGGTGAGGAGCTCGAAAAAGTATTTTTGTAA
- a CDS encoding porin, whose product MQKKIIALAIAAAISAPAFADTSNVTVYGLLNADFEGVTSNNVGAGVSNSLNRVSSNATRLGLKGSENLGGNLKSIWQLEIQADLNGNAGNGFGNGTRNSNVGLTGDFGTAFIGIWDTPYKVSHNKVELFDNTTFASAINVLGRTGSAGVNFNNRLKNSVQYWTPNLSGFQAKVAYGTDNVQTTTLNQSVASLSATYENDMFYAAYGYETFKDATLATNAATAGNKSSGNRLVGAYKFDNGLVGLTYENLTGTTAGVSASRNAWELAGKYTMGASNIGLSYVNAGNLGATVNSGSNQLSLRYGYNFSKRTELYGMYSALKNDANANYNLSGGTAVVGSVAGAKLSGFGVGMVHSF is encoded by the coding sequence ATGCAAAAGAAAATTATCGCTCTGGCTATCGCCGCAGCAATCTCAGCGCCAGCATTTGCTGACACCAGCAACGTAACTGTATACGGTTTGTTGAATGCGGATTTTGAAGGCGTTACAAGTAATAATGTTGGCGCTGGCGTATCTAATAGTCTGAATCGTGTATCTTCAAACGCAACACGTTTGGGTTTGAAGGGTTCTGAAAATCTGGGCGGTAACCTGAAAAGCATTTGGCAGCTGGAAATTCAAGCTGATCTGAATGGTAATGCCGGCAACGGTTTTGGTAACGGTACTCGCAACAGCAACGTGGGTCTGACTGGCGACTTCGGTACTGCTTTCATCGGTATCTGGGATACGCCTTACAAGGTTAGCCACAACAAGGTTGAGCTGTTTGACAATACAACTTTCGCTTCTGCAATCAATGTGCTGGGTCGTACCGGTAGTGCCGGTGTCAACTTTAACAATCGTTTGAAGAATTCTGTTCAATACTGGACTCCAAATTTGAGTGGTTTCCAAGCTAAGGTTGCATACGGTACAGATAACGTTCAGACCACGACTTTGAACCAGTCTGTCGCTTCTTTGTCAGCTACTTACGAAAATGACATGTTCTACGCAGCTTACGGCTACGAAACATTCAAGGATGCAACGCTGGCTACCAATGCCGCTACTGCTGGCAACAAGAGCAGTGGTAACCGTCTGGTTGGTGCTTACAAGTTTGACAATGGTCTGGTTGGTCTGACTTATGAAAACTTGACTGGCACTACTGCTGGTGTATCTGCATCACGCAATGCATGGGAATTGGCTGGTAAGTACACCATGGGTGCTAGCAACATTGGTTTGTCTTATGTTAATGCTGGTAACCTGGGTGCAACTGTTAACTCTGGTTCAAATCAGTTGTCCCTGCGTTACGGTTACAACTTCTCCAAGCGCACAGAACTGTACGGTATGTACTCTGCTCTGAAGAATGACGCAAACGCTAACTACAACCTGAGCGGCGGTACAGCCGTTGTCGGTTCAGTTGCTGGCGCTAAATTGTCTGGCTTTGGTGTAGGTATGGTTCACTCATTCTAA
- the coq7 gene encoding 2-polyprenyl-3-methyl-6-methoxy-1,4-benzoquinone monooxygenase, producing the protein MLNLDRFIVEFDKGLRTLFSRAHSARPYPDADVMEASMSDSEKSQAAALMRVNHSGEICAQALYQGQAMTARDPLVQQKLQHAAEEETEHLAWTAHRVHELGGHLSVLNPFWYTASLSIGAFAGLLGDKWNLGFLSETEQQVGSHLQSHLAKLPVQDEKSRAIVAQMYTDEIGHAEMAVELGGAPLPKPVQMLMKLNGKVMTGAAYHI; encoded by the coding sequence ATGTTAAATCTGGATCGTTTTATCGTTGAGTTCGACAAGGGGTTACGCACCTTGTTTAGTCGGGCGCACAGCGCAAGGCCCTATCCTGATGCCGACGTCATGGAGGCGTCGATGTCGGACTCAGAAAAAAGTCAGGCAGCCGCCTTGATGCGCGTCAATCACAGTGGCGAGATTTGCGCGCAGGCTTTATATCAGGGGCAGGCGATGACTGCGCGTGACCCGCTGGTGCAGCAAAAATTGCAGCATGCGGCAGAAGAGGAGACGGAGCATCTGGCCTGGACGGCACATCGGGTGCATGAGTTGGGCGGGCATTTGAGTGTGCTTAATCCGTTCTGGTACACGGCATCCTTATCGATTGGCGCCTTTGCCGGCTTGCTGGGGGATAAATGGAATCTGGGATTCTTATCAGAAACCGAGCAGCAGGTGGGCAGTCATTTACAGAGCCATCTGGCTAAATTACCGGTGCAGGACGAAAAAAGTCGTGCAATTGTGGCGCAGATGTATACGGATGAAATCGGTCACGCGGAGATGGCGGTTGAGTTGGGCGGCGCGCCCTTACCTAAACCCGTGCAAATGCTGATGAAGCTGAATGGTAAGGTTATGACCGGCGCGGCATACCATATATAG
- a CDS encoding four helix bundle protein → MKYSELIVWQKAMDLVTEIYKVTATFPVEERFGLSSQIRRAAVSVPSNIAEGHGRKSTASYLNFLSIAFGSLMELETQIQIAVRLDFIREDAAVVLLSNTDEIGKMLSGLKRSLAEKIK, encoded by the coding sequence ATGAAATATAGCGAACTAATTGTCTGGCAAAAGGCGATGGACTTGGTGACGGAGATTTACAAAGTTACCGCTACCTTTCCAGTTGAAGAGCGCTTCGGGCTTTCTTCACAAATTAGGCGAGCTGCGGTTTCTGTTCCTTCTAATATCGCTGAAGGGCATGGTCGAAAATCGACGGCGTCGTACCTGAATTTTTTATCAATTGCATTCGGTTCACTGATGGAGCTCGAAACGCAGATTCAAATTGCAGTCAGGTTGGATTTTATTCGAGAGGATGCTGCTGTTGTACTACTGTCGAACACGGACGAAATTGGCAAGATGCTTTCGGGGTTAAAAAGATCGCTTGCTGAAAAAATTAAATAG